The genomic segment gatgttGATTTATTGAGCTTTGAAAGTTTCgtacttatgttttttttcggCAATGAAGAAACACTAAAATGGTTTTAttagtaaatacatgtacacaaagtACCGGGAACATTTACACATTACATCAAATAATTATCAGCTGAGAAACTCTAATCACATATTCGTATTTATAATGAGAATAATTTGACGGATCAAATATTAAATGTCCAATATCAATTGGTTATCAGACCAGGTTGGGTAAAGCCTTTATCGTCCACACTAAATCACTTGTAAGCCTGCAGCAGCCCTAAACTCACGGTCATACACTGAAACTTTCTCCACAGCCACATGTTCCTTTGATGTTGGGATTGTTAAACACAAACCCCGATTCTAGTTTAGTGACCTCATAGTCCATTTCTGTACCTAGTAAAGTCAGCTGTGCCTTAGAGTCAATCAGTACCCGTACACCTGTAATCAACAACAATCAAATACAGTATTGATCATCAaccattatttatttcagtacTAAAAATATTAACTAACTGTACTACaactaacaaaatataaaataacgGACTCCATACCAGTTTTAAATGAAAGTTTAACCTGTTCTTATGTAATTGAcagttatatacaatgtactttcaCCAGTATTTGTAccttttggttttttttggcaATCATGGAGTTATCTATGGAATTTTATGGAATCCGGCCATTGTCTTGCATGTAATCCAAGATGTTGGCCGAAATTTCTCCTTTTGTGTAGGGACCTATATGGGGATAAGCCAATTCCCTACTTTTGCCAACTAGTAGTTTCAATGCACTAGTCCCCTAGTCTTTATGTACCCAGTATTATACCATAATGAGAAGAGGAGTGTGTAACATTGAAATTGTGCATTATTCCCTGGGACACTATCAATGCCCTTTCCATTTTAAACACCCTTAAAAAAACTATTATGACATTGATTATAagtaaacaataacacattTCATTACCAAgtatttttgaaattcattacAATCTTACACTAGAAATCACGAGTTTTTGATGTTTTGCAGAGGAGCTAGGATGATCATTTTATTCACATACAGGAGTAATTAACATACCATCTTGAATAACTTCTTCATCAAATTTGGCCTTCTCCTTCACATAGTCCAAAGTATAAGATAGACCATTGCATCCTCTTGTTTTTACACCAATCTTCAGTCCAAGCTGTGGTTGAAAAtgcaaataaatatgtatacatatgtataggaaccattgaaattaatatcatCCAAAGTTGAGCCTTTTAATACAACATTTACATCCATTGTGACTGTTTTTCACATTGTTAATTATAAGAATGCAATATTTTCCCATGAACAACTCATGCACATATTCCCAATTTACTCGCCCTGAAATTTAAGATA from the Pecten maximus chromosome 4, xPecMax1.1, whole genome shotgun sequence genome contains:
- the LOC117325778 gene encoding iron-sulfur cluster assembly 1 homolog, mitochondrial-like encodes the protein MAARAVGATVRAVSKKRMIPTRAPLVLTQAAVNKIKELTQEQPDVLGLKIGVKTRGCNGLSYTLDYVKEKAKFDEEVIQDGVRVLIDSKAQLTLLGTEMDYEVTKLESGFVFNNPNIKGTCGCGESFSV